In the genome of Natronocella acetinitrilica, one region contains:
- a CDS encoding SEL1-like repeat protein — MTVRLLAAGLLFIATTLIAEPTDIESLTDRAAEGDAEAQFRLGAHYHSGRDVESDAERAVALFEAAAGQGHERAKLVLGFIFLDGMGIDPDPEQAVHWLERAARAGNAPAQETLGWLYGVGEAVEQDHVAARHYFSLAAEQGDAAAKAQLGYLLAYGYGGEPDIEGGLSLFRAAAEQGEPMGLYNLAIAYAEGLNGEADPGRAHALYHQAAAAGHHEAQYNLAAQYDFGEGVEQDLVEAARWYRKAAEGGILDAMYNLAVLYEEGEGVEQDFTAAAHWFRQAAEQGDAYAALDLAKLYAEGRGVGADPVRAYGWMTRAIAGGASEASAEREALGATLTEAQITEAEAWAEAGD, encoded by the coding sequence ATGACCGTTCGCTTGCTAGCCGCTGGACTGCTGTTCATTGCCACCACGCTCATCGCCGAGCCGACCGACATCGAGTCACTCACGGACCGGGCCGCCGAGGGCGATGCCGAGGCGCAGTTCCGGCTTGGCGCGCACTACCATAGTGGCCGCGATGTGGAAAGCGATGCAGAGCGCGCCGTCGCCCTCTTCGAGGCGGCCGCAGGCCAGGGCCATGAGCGTGCCAAGCTCGTGCTCGGGTTCATCTTCCTCGACGGGATGGGCATCGATCCCGATCCCGAGCAGGCCGTCCACTGGCTTGAGCGCGCCGCGCGCGCCGGCAATGCCCCCGCTCAGGAGACCCTCGGCTGGCTCTATGGCGTCGGCGAGGCGGTCGAGCAGGACCACGTGGCGGCGCGCCACTACTTCTCGCTCGCAGCCGAGCAGGGCGATGCGGCGGCGAAGGCCCAGCTTGGCTATCTACTTGCCTATGGCTACGGTGGCGAGCCGGACATCGAGGGCGGTCTCTCGCTCTTCCGTGCCGCCGCCGAGCAGGGCGAGCCGATGGGTCTCTACAACCTCGCCATCGCCTACGCCGAGGGCCTCAATGGGGAGGCCGATCCGGGGCGTGCCCACGCGCTCTATCACCAGGCCGCCGCTGCCGGCCACCACGAGGCACAGTACAATCTCGCCGCGCAGTACGACTTCGGCGAGGGCGTCGAGCAGGACCTTGTAGAGGCCGCACGCTGGTATCGGAAGGCGGCCGAGGGCGGTATTCTCGATGCCATGTACAACCTCGCCGTGCTCTACGAGGAGGGCGAGGGCGTCGAACAGGACTTCACCGCCGCAGCGCACTGGTTTCGCCAGGCCGCCGAGCAGGGGGACGCCTATGCCGCACTCGATCTCGCCAAGCTCTACGCCGAGGGGCGCGGCGTGGGCGCCGATCCCGTGCGCGCCTACGGCTGGATGACCCGGGCGATTGCGGGCGGGGCGAGTGAGGCGAGTGCCGAGCGCGAGGCGCTCGGCGCGACACTCACCGAGGCGCAGATCACCGAGGCCGAGGCCTGGGCCGAGGCCGGGGACTAG
- a CDS encoding winged helix-turn-helix domain-containing protein codes for MIEGIAASGTTAGTHSHVADALALPEGEVSRRVEAGESGPVNAFKRRVRWMQQTLKQHGLVRNTRRGHWELTGRGRRSLALIRGGHMRIACMSSSRKVTLFISIARSLSMAARQLGLGPTPGALLSARRSRSRALASTFISMGERASCCG; via the coding sequence GTGATTGAGGGGATCGCGGCGAGTGGCACCACGGCGGGCACCCACTCGCACGTGGCGGATGCGCTCGCACTCCCCGAGGGCGAGGTGTCGCGCCGCGTCGAGGCAGGCGAGAGCGGGCCTGTCAACGCGTTCAAGCGCCGCGTGCGCTGGATGCAGCAGACCCTGAAGCAGCACGGGCTGGTGCGAAACACCCGGCGCGGGCACTGGGAGCTGACCGGGCGCGGGCGCAGGAGCCTGGCGCTGATCCGTGGCGGTCACATGCGCATTGCCTGCATGAGCTCGTCGCGGAAGGTAACCCTCTTTATCTCCATCGCGAGGAGCTTGTCGATGGCGGCGAGGCAACTCGGGCTGGGGCCGACCCCCGGTGCGCTTCTCTCCGCCAGGCGCTCACGCAGCAGGGCACTTGCTTCGACGTTCATTTCCATGGGGGAGCGGGCCTCCTGTTGCGGGTAG
- a CDS encoding DNA adenine methylase has protein sequence MITRPVLRYHGGKWRLAPWIIDHLPPHRAYVEPYGGAASVLLRKERSYAEVYNDLAGGIVNVFRVLRDADLAASLERALRLTPFSRREFEDTYGPTPADPVEWARQTIFRSMAGFGSAAATEGYRTGFRSNSSRSGTTPAHDWQRYPEKVAAFTERLRGVVIESRPAIEVMQQHDGIDTLHYVDPPYPHGTRRSANRYNHAYEHEMCDDAHRALGEALRGLKGMIVLSGYPCDLYDQELFPDWRRITRRALADGARERTEVLWLNAPAAAHIRQQDLFRALPRPA, from the coding sequence ATGATCACGCGACCGGTGCTGCGCTACCACGGCGGCAAGTGGCGTCTTGCGCCGTGGATCATCGATCATCTCCCGCCCCACCGCGCGTACGTCGAGCCCTACGGCGGTGCTGCCTCCGTGCTGCTGCGAAAGGAACGGAGCTATGCGGAGGTCTATAACGACCTTGCAGGCGGCATTGTCAATGTGTTCCGGGTGCTAAGGGACGCCGATCTCGCCGCTTCGCTTGAGCGTGCCCTGCGGCTGACGCCTTTCTCCAGGCGGGAGTTCGAGGACACCTACGGGCCGACGCCCGCAGATCCGGTGGAGTGGGCGCGGCAGACCATCTTCCGCTCCATGGCGGGCTTCGGGAGCGCGGCCGCCACCGAGGGCTACAGAACCGGATTCCGGAGCAACAGCAGCAGGAGCGGCACGACGCCGGCCCATGACTGGCAGAGATACCCCGAGAAGGTGGCTGCGTTCACCGAGCGGCTGCGCGGGGTTGTGATCGAGAGCCGCCCGGCGATTGAGGTCATGCAGCAGCACGATGGCATCGACACGCTGCACTACGTTGACCCGCCTTACCCGCACGGTACCCGCAGGTCCGCGAATCGCTACAATCATGCCTACGAGCACGAGATGTGCGACGACGCGCACCGCGCGCTGGGAGAGGCGCTGCGTGGGCTCAAGGGCATGATTGTGCTCTCTGGCTACCCCTGCGATCTTTACGACCAGGAACTCTTCCCTGACTGGAGGCGGATCACGCGCCGCGCGCTGGCCGACGGCGCGCGCGAGCGCACCGAGGTGCTCTGGCTGAACGCGCCGGCTGCGGCCCACATCCGCCAGCAGGATCTCTTCCGCGCCCTGCCCCGCCCCGCCTGA
- a CDS encoding tetratricopeptide repeat protein → MKQGGWRWQHTVALAALALGAGLGSAAAQGSMGEAIERAEAGDVEAMVGVHRRMFRSAEGPGDVYTGLGWLARAYAAGYVQAESILSGGLWMPRERDDPRVRQEMGRSRDDPQALVAWLREAADEERAFAAYFLHYHYLPPRPGLRRLGAGASAPGDEEIASGLRLLERAAAAGERAALRRLGALYLEGEYVEMDAERGYGYWRESAALGSALCAWALGSRLLEEAQGADEAQEALGWLERAAEGNILPLRSRLILLDEIADLYMFADAPGLSIDNVRAAHWLRLAVEQGSGWGAFRLVALLKRGEDIGQDPAEMADLIAPFAEAPGAPLDLVREFATLHTDGIGVERDMPRGLALLREAAERGHRQAMHDLAHYYVRGEGVLQDFGEATRWLRRAAKAEDARAQYLLAQFYKLGAGVEQSLVMAHKWANLAAASEEDGAATLRDQLLIAMTPEEIAEAQARARAYLAGDDAEED, encoded by the coding sequence ATGAAACAGGGTGGATGGCGGTGGCAGCATACGGTGGCACTTGCGGCCCTGGCGCTTGGCGCCGGTCTCGGGAGCGCTGCGGCGCAGGGGTCGATGGGTGAGGCCATTGAGCGCGCCGAGGCCGGGGATGTCGAGGCGATGGTGGGCGTGCACCGGCGGATGTTTCGTTCCGCGGAAGGCCCGGGAGACGTCTACACGGGGCTTGGCTGGCTTGCCAGGGCCTATGCGGCCGGGTATGTGCAGGCGGAGAGCATTCTCTCAGGGGGGCTTTGGATGCCGCGCGAGAGAGATGATCCGCGGGTGCGCCAGGAGATGGGGCGCTCGCGGGATGATCCGCAGGCGCTGGTCGCCTGGCTGCGCGAGGCGGCCGACGAGGAGCGTGCCTTCGCCGCGTATTTCCTGCACTACCACTATCTGCCACCTCGCCCCGGCCTGAGGCGCCTTGGGGCCGGTGCGAGTGCGCCGGGCGACGAGGAGATCGCGTCCGGGCTTCGCCTGCTTGAGCGCGCAGCGGCTGCCGGGGAGCGAGCCGCGCTGCGCCGTCTGGGCGCGCTCTACCTTGAGGGCGAGTATGTCGAGATGGACGCTGAGCGCGGGTATGGCTACTGGAGAGAGTCGGCGGCACTTGGAAGTGCGCTCTGCGCCTGGGCCCTTGGCAGCCGGCTGCTCGAGGAGGCGCAAGGCGCAGACGAGGCGCAGGAGGCGCTCGGCTGGCTTGAGCGCGCGGCCGAGGGCAACATCCTGCCGTTGCGAAGCCGGCTCATCCTCCTCGATGAGATCGCCGATCTTTACATGTTCGCCGACGCCCCGGGGCTTTCCATCGACAATGTGCGTGCGGCGCACTGGCTGCGTCTTGCCGTTGAGCAGGGCAGCGGATGGGGCGCGTTCAGACTGGTGGCGCTGCTGAAGAGGGGGGAGGATATCGGGCAGGATCCGGCGGAGATGGCAGACCTCATCGCGCCATTCGCCGAGGCCCCCGGCGCGCCCCTTGATCTCGTGCGGGAGTTTGCGACCCTCCACACTGATGGCATCGGCGTCGAGCGTGATATGCCGCGTGGGCTTGCACTGCTGCGCGAAGCGGCCGAGCGCGGCCATCGGCAAGCCATGCACGATCTCGCACACTACTACGTGCGGGGGGAGGGTGTCCTGCAGGATTTCGGCGAGGCCACGCGGTGGCTACGGCGGGCAGCAAAGGCGGAGGATGCGAGAGCGCAGTATTTGCTGGCACAGTTCTACAAACTGGGCGCGGGCGTGGAGCAGAGCCTGGTGATGGCGCACAAGTGGGCGAACCTCGCCGCGGCGAGCGAGGAGGACGGCGCAGCTACGCTGCGCGACCAGTTGCTCATCGCCATGACGCCAGAGGAGATCGCCGAGGCGCAGGCCCGTGCGCGCGCCTACCTTGCTGGGGACGACGCCGAAGAGGACTGA
- a CDS encoding TonB family protein, giving the protein MGHDKTITNTPGGPRFGVRAAIALAALLLAPGSAAAADSRWVVERTTDLMDDTEVVAARIQAREAMGPTADWVRPMLWVSCGAYSNVQIRYPQFIGEPRTNVRIRLDDEPAVAWSSYGARDGRGATIGPEEELLRGLARAERVRVEISTPLGRYVSEFTLAGSAVAIAEVVEACNLEEHWAREAAGTPDADVAALRARYVSLWAERVRNAWTRPPGDITGLSSDVRVNVMPTGSVVSVEVVGGSGDAAFDRSVEQAIRRASPLPVPEDRAEFDRSGLARTTFRFNPDG; this is encoded by the coding sequence ATGGGGCATGACAAGACAATAACCAACACCCCGGGTGGACCGCGGTTCGGCGTTCGGGCGGCGATCGCCCTTGCGGCGCTGCTGCTCGCCCCAGGCAGCGCGGCGGCAGCCGACAGCCGCTGGGTGGTGGAGCGCACAACCGACCTCATGGACGACACCGAGGTCGTCGCCGCGCGCATCCAGGCGCGCGAGGCCATGGGGCCAACCGCTGACTGGGTGCGCCCCATGCTCTGGGTGAGCTGCGGCGCCTATTCCAACGTCCAGATCCGATACCCGCAGTTCATCGGTGAGCCGCGCACGAACGTGCGCATCCGCCTCGATGATGAGCCGGCCGTCGCCTGGTCGTCCTACGGCGCACGAGACGGGCGCGGCGCCACCATCGGGCCGGAGGAGGAGTTGCTGCGCGGCCTTGCCAGGGCCGAGCGGGTGCGCGTCGAGATAAGCACCCCGCTCGGGCGCTATGTCTCGGAGTTCACCCTGGCCGGCTCGGCGGTCGCCATTGCAGAGGTGGTCGAGGCCTGCAACCTTGAAGAGCACTGGGCGCGGGAGGCGGCGGGCACGCCGGATGCTGACGTGGCTGCGCTTCGGGCTCGCTACGTAAGCCTCTGGGCCGAGCGGGTGCGCAACGCCTGGACCCGACCGCCGGGGGATATAACGGGGTTGAGCAGCGATGTGCGGGTCAACGTCATGCCAACTGGCAGCGTTGTCTCGGTCGAGGTGGTCGGTGGCAGCGGCGATGCGGCATTCGACCGCTCGGTCGAGCAGGCGATCCGTCGTGCAAGCCCGTTGCCGGTGCCCGAAGATCGCGCCGAGTTCGACCGCTCGGGCCTTGCGCGCACCACCTTCCGCTTCAATCCCGACGGCTAG